From one Triticum urartu cultivar G1812 chromosome 3, Tu2.1, whole genome shotgun sequence genomic stretch:
- the LOC125542820 gene encoding uncharacterized protein LOC125542820 isoform X2: MLQWTGGSRRQVYASRKSTQSRQRQYFEQKKRQQQTAGLQNQDGVDGAGGQAVGDQAPRSLDILSLNNLAAPVNHRNGPENAGSVLPNLDNANFSASPLEALKKITSSYNIDPKETSSQRRLSSPVGHQDVAAAVNPHEDPLAHPSNNYGAKKRNQNVDLNSGEISLIDLVRYEGSKDKSTAQPACESHVSFSVKGLGHVKMETPLQSPRFTKRTLPLPPKASRYTQNKSRRSIPFDTTKGLDSLMYGISMMRERSTSNKMGSLVDESSYVRRANCYNSNDNLYRGDEDMFCNPQAPKGWQSNCSRRYDSLPDVNSDKLWNIESFNSDDHFPTPRAEHFDTVDYGFKERYSPERRNSTRTSIRFETSGHDLFSDQSLLDDDNDMLQFDWERQPSSKKIHSTNITFGPSAWSSDMVDDDSEKRKSPLSEESSSCAAVKDISSNKPTLSVKCTEKNMNEKDDFHTSLDKFDIPNIDAHLDEMSVFRDEEEYHKRAIDRKNLEADYWPDKAMDQQRTQEPSCRLSLQEKFADWGSCTSHLKGSTRRNNPPSCTVMREDTPFDSIPDMDGFQTVGSTEWRPTSKVRPVFHRPGSAYDEIHWQNPVSDIFGNKTEFSDPFRATDLPSNIDMCTFLGQKADKKKEDNFDSLKKSNADIFHSVSSVNETVVGQHTTCSQQSGKDSRRQGFDPGIDFQESRLHSFWEDGHVSDDTFQGDTELGSLLARKNDEKNKCGTERLEKPETKTSTQRSKSSGDFRNEMSEAETCSDGSEVTNYPGVQNGISAAATQLPANLCLEEASRGMFQIHAQVDCVKTIESPCVDFEAPLHVRNIIHDVGDHTKANPMFQSPFMAEKVGIEKKVISGVSPSNSDVQFEVMLEHRVLRRFCVQKIVVETPMKDKLDKVTHFRTMEDGTVLRRSV; this comes from the exons ATGCTGCAGTGGACGGGAGGCTCCAGGAGGCAGGTGTACGCC TCCAGGAAATCGACACAGAGCAG GCAGAGGCAGTACTTCGAACAGAAGAAGCGGCAGCAGCAGACGGCAGGGCTGCAGAACCAGGATGGCGTAGATGGCGCAGGCGGCCAAGCTGTTGGTGATCAGGCGCCTCGATCGCTTGACATCCTAAGCCTGAACAATTTGGCAGCTCCAGTCAATCACCGCAATGGCCCTGAAA ATGCAGGTAGTGTTCTTCCAAATTTGGACAACGCAAATTTTAGTGCTTCCCCTCTAGAGGCGCTGAAGAAGATCACTTCTTCATATAATATTGATCCGAAGGAAACAA GTTCTCAGCGTAG ATTGTCATCACCCGTTGGTCATCAAGATGTTGCAGCTGCTGTTAACCCTCATGAAGATCCTCTTGCTCATCCATCCAATAACTATGGTGCCAAGAAGCGAAATCAAAATGTGGATCTCAACAGTGGTG AAATTTCACTTATTGATTTGGTCAGATACGAGGGATCAAAAGATAAATCTACCGCTCAACCTGCCTGTGAATCTCATGTTTCATTTTCTGTTAAAG GCCTTGGCCATGTCAAGATGGAAACTCCTCTCCAGTCACCAAGATTCACCAAAAG GACTTTACCTTTGCCACCAAAGGCCTCGCGGTACACGCAAAATAAATCAAGAAGGTCCATCCCTTTTGATACCACAAAAGGATTG GATTCTCTAATGTATGGTATTAGCATGATGAGAGAGCGAAGCACTTCAAACAAAATGGGTAGTCTTGTGGATGAGTCAAGCTATGTAAGGAGGGCAAACTGTTATAACTCCAATGATAATCTTTATCGTGGGGATGAGGACATGTTCTGTAATCCTCAAGCTCCAAAAGGTTGGCAAT CAAATTGTAGTAGAAGATATGACAGTCTACCTGATGTAAATTCTGATAAACTGTGGAACATAGAATCATTCAATTCAGACGATCATTTTCCTACTCCAAGAGCGGAACATTTTGATACAGTCGACTATGGTTTTAAAGAAAGATACTCTCCAGAGCGAAG AAATTCAACAAGAACTAGCATACGATTTGAGACTTCAG GGCATGACCTCTTTTCTGATCAGTCATTACTGGATGATGACAATGATATGTTACAGTTTGACTGGGAAAG GCAACCATCGTCTAAGAAAATACACAGCACAAACATCACTTTTGGCCCTTCTGCTTGGTCTTCTGACATGGTAGATGATGATTCAGAGAAAAGGAAGAGCCCATTGAG TGAAGAATCAAGCTCATGTGCTGCAG TGAAGGACATATCGAGCAACAAACCAACACTGTCTGTAAAATGCACAGAGAAAAATATGAACGAGAAGGATGACTTCCATACAAGCTTGGATAAGTTTGATATTCCAAATATCGATGCACATCTAGATGAAATGTCAGTATTCAGGGATGAAGAAGAATACCACAAAAGAGCGATAGACCGGAAGAATCTTGAAGCAGATTATTGGCCTGACAAGGCAATGGACCAACAGAGAACCCAAGAACCAAGCTGCCGTTTATCACTTCAGGAGAAATTTGCTGACTGGGGTTCTTGTACCTCCCATCTGAAGGGTAGCACTCGACGAAACAACCCACCGAGTTGCACTGTAATGCGCGAGGATACACCTTTTGATTCTATTCCAGATATGGATGGATTTCAAACTGTGGGATCAACTGAATGGAGACCTACATCAAAAGTTCGTCCTGTTTTCCACAGACCTGGCAGTGCATATGACGAGATTCATTGGCAGAATCCTGTTTCAGATATATTTGGCAATAAAACGGAGTTTTCAGACCCATTCCGTGCCACGGACCTTCCGAGCAACATTGATATGTGTACTTTCTTGGGACAGAAGGCAGACAAGAAGAAAGAAGATAATTTTGACTCACTCAAGAAATCAAATGCAGACATATTTCATTCTGTGAGTTCTGTAAACGAAACTGTGGTTGGTCAACACACTACATGTTCTCAGCAGTCTGGCAAGGATTCACGAAGGCAAGGGTTTGATCCTGGTATTGATTTTCAGGAGTCCAGACTACATTCATTCTGGGAAGATGGCCATGTTAGTGATGACACTTTTCAGGGCGATACTGAGCTGGGTAGTCTATTGGCAAGAAAAAATGATGAGAAGAATAAATGCGGGACTGAGAGGCTCGAGAAGCCAGAAACAAAGACGTCGACACAAAGATCTAAATCTTCTGGAGATTTCAGAAATGAGATGAGTGAAGCTGAAACGTGTTCTGATGGCTCGGAAGTGACCAACTATCCTGGGGTGCAGAATGGAATATCAGCAGCAGCAACGCAACTCCCTGCAAACTTGTGTCTTGAGGAAGCCTCAAGAGGAATGTTCCAAATTCATGCTCAAGTTGATTGTGTAAAAACAAT AGAAAGTCCTTGTGTTGACTTTGAAGCTCCATTGCATGTTAGAAACATTATTCATGATGTTGGAGATCATACCAAGGCCAATCCAATGTTCCAGTCTCCTTTCATGGCAG AGAAGGTGGGGATTGAGAAGAAGGTAATATCAGGCGTGTCACCGAGCAACAGTGATGTTCAGTTTGAGGTTATGCTTGAACATCGTGTTCTCCGACGGTTTTGTGTTCAGAAGATAGTGGTAGAAACACCAATGAAGGACAAGCTAGATAAG GTTACGCACTTCAGGACGATGGAGGATGGAACTGTCCTGCGAAGGAGTGTCTAA
- the LOC125542820 gene encoding uncharacterized protein LOC125542820 isoform X1: protein MLQWTGGSRRQVYASRKSTQSRQRQYFEQKKRQQQTAGLQNQDGVDGAGGQAVGDQAPRSLDILSLNNLAAPVNHRNGPENAGSVLPNLDNANFSASPLEALKKITSSYNIDPKETSSQRRLSSPVGHQDVAAAVNPHEDPLAHPSNNYGAKKRNQNVDLNSGEISLIDLVRYEGSKDKSTAQPACESHVSFSVKGLGHVKMETPLQSPRFTKRTLPLPPKASRYTQNKSRRSIPFDTTKGLDSLMYGISMMRERSTSNKMGSLVDESSYVRRANCYNSNDNLYRGDEDMFCNPQAPKGWQSNCSRRYDSLPDVNSDKLWNIESFNSDDHFPTPRAEHFDTVDYGFKERYSPERRNSTRTSIRFETSGHDLFSDQSLLDDDNDMLQFDWERQPSSKKIHSTNITFGPSAWSSDMVDDDSEKRKSPLSEESSSCAAAVKDISSNKPTLSVKCTEKNMNEKDDFHTSLDKFDIPNIDAHLDEMSVFRDEEEYHKRAIDRKNLEADYWPDKAMDQQRTQEPSCRLSLQEKFADWGSCTSHLKGSTRRNNPPSCTVMREDTPFDSIPDMDGFQTVGSTEWRPTSKVRPVFHRPGSAYDEIHWQNPVSDIFGNKTEFSDPFRATDLPSNIDMCTFLGQKADKKKEDNFDSLKKSNADIFHSVSSVNETVVGQHTTCSQQSGKDSRRQGFDPGIDFQESRLHSFWEDGHVSDDTFQGDTELGSLLARKNDEKNKCGTERLEKPETKTSTQRSKSSGDFRNEMSEAETCSDGSEVTNYPGVQNGISAAATQLPANLCLEEASRGMFQIHAQVDCVKTIESPCVDFEAPLHVRNIIHDVGDHTKANPMFQSPFMAEKVGIEKKVISGVSPSNSDVQFEVMLEHRVLRRFCVQKIVVETPMKDKLDKVTHFRTMEDGTVLRRSV, encoded by the exons ATGCTGCAGTGGACGGGAGGCTCCAGGAGGCAGGTGTACGCC TCCAGGAAATCGACACAGAGCAG GCAGAGGCAGTACTTCGAACAGAAGAAGCGGCAGCAGCAGACGGCAGGGCTGCAGAACCAGGATGGCGTAGATGGCGCAGGCGGCCAAGCTGTTGGTGATCAGGCGCCTCGATCGCTTGACATCCTAAGCCTGAACAATTTGGCAGCTCCAGTCAATCACCGCAATGGCCCTGAAA ATGCAGGTAGTGTTCTTCCAAATTTGGACAACGCAAATTTTAGTGCTTCCCCTCTAGAGGCGCTGAAGAAGATCACTTCTTCATATAATATTGATCCGAAGGAAACAA GTTCTCAGCGTAG ATTGTCATCACCCGTTGGTCATCAAGATGTTGCAGCTGCTGTTAACCCTCATGAAGATCCTCTTGCTCATCCATCCAATAACTATGGTGCCAAGAAGCGAAATCAAAATGTGGATCTCAACAGTGGTG AAATTTCACTTATTGATTTGGTCAGATACGAGGGATCAAAAGATAAATCTACCGCTCAACCTGCCTGTGAATCTCATGTTTCATTTTCTGTTAAAG GCCTTGGCCATGTCAAGATGGAAACTCCTCTCCAGTCACCAAGATTCACCAAAAG GACTTTACCTTTGCCACCAAAGGCCTCGCGGTACACGCAAAATAAATCAAGAAGGTCCATCCCTTTTGATACCACAAAAGGATTG GATTCTCTAATGTATGGTATTAGCATGATGAGAGAGCGAAGCACTTCAAACAAAATGGGTAGTCTTGTGGATGAGTCAAGCTATGTAAGGAGGGCAAACTGTTATAACTCCAATGATAATCTTTATCGTGGGGATGAGGACATGTTCTGTAATCCTCAAGCTCCAAAAGGTTGGCAAT CAAATTGTAGTAGAAGATATGACAGTCTACCTGATGTAAATTCTGATAAACTGTGGAACATAGAATCATTCAATTCAGACGATCATTTTCCTACTCCAAGAGCGGAACATTTTGATACAGTCGACTATGGTTTTAAAGAAAGATACTCTCCAGAGCGAAG AAATTCAACAAGAACTAGCATACGATTTGAGACTTCAG GGCATGACCTCTTTTCTGATCAGTCATTACTGGATGATGACAATGATATGTTACAGTTTGACTGGGAAAG GCAACCATCGTCTAAGAAAATACACAGCACAAACATCACTTTTGGCCCTTCTGCTTGGTCTTCTGACATGGTAGATGATGATTCAGAGAAAAGGAAGAGCCCATTGAG TGAAGAATCAAGCTCATGTGCTGCAG CAGTGAAGGACATATCGAGCAACAAACCAACACTGTCTGTAAAATGCACAGAGAAAAATATGAACGAGAAGGATGACTTCCATACAAGCTTGGATAAGTTTGATATTCCAAATATCGATGCACATCTAGATGAAATGTCAGTATTCAGGGATGAAGAAGAATACCACAAAAGAGCGATAGACCGGAAGAATCTTGAAGCAGATTATTGGCCTGACAAGGCAATGGACCAACAGAGAACCCAAGAACCAAGCTGCCGTTTATCACTTCAGGAGAAATTTGCTGACTGGGGTTCTTGTACCTCCCATCTGAAGGGTAGCACTCGACGAAACAACCCACCGAGTTGCACTGTAATGCGCGAGGATACACCTTTTGATTCTATTCCAGATATGGATGGATTTCAAACTGTGGGATCAACTGAATGGAGACCTACATCAAAAGTTCGTCCTGTTTTCCACAGACCTGGCAGTGCATATGACGAGATTCATTGGCAGAATCCTGTTTCAGATATATTTGGCAATAAAACGGAGTTTTCAGACCCATTCCGTGCCACGGACCTTCCGAGCAACATTGATATGTGTACTTTCTTGGGACAGAAGGCAGACAAGAAGAAAGAAGATAATTTTGACTCACTCAAGAAATCAAATGCAGACATATTTCATTCTGTGAGTTCTGTAAACGAAACTGTGGTTGGTCAACACACTACATGTTCTCAGCAGTCTGGCAAGGATTCACGAAGGCAAGGGTTTGATCCTGGTATTGATTTTCAGGAGTCCAGACTACATTCATTCTGGGAAGATGGCCATGTTAGTGATGACACTTTTCAGGGCGATACTGAGCTGGGTAGTCTATTGGCAAGAAAAAATGATGAGAAGAATAAATGCGGGACTGAGAGGCTCGAGAAGCCAGAAACAAAGACGTCGACACAAAGATCTAAATCTTCTGGAGATTTCAGAAATGAGATGAGTGAAGCTGAAACGTGTTCTGATGGCTCGGAAGTGACCAACTATCCTGGGGTGCAGAATGGAATATCAGCAGCAGCAACGCAACTCCCTGCAAACTTGTGTCTTGAGGAAGCCTCAAGAGGAATGTTCCAAATTCATGCTCAAGTTGATTGTGTAAAAACAAT AGAAAGTCCTTGTGTTGACTTTGAAGCTCCATTGCATGTTAGAAACATTATTCATGATGTTGGAGATCATACCAAGGCCAATCCAATGTTCCAGTCTCCTTTCATGGCAG AGAAGGTGGGGATTGAGAAGAAGGTAATATCAGGCGTGTCACCGAGCAACAGTGATGTTCAGTTTGAGGTTATGCTTGAACATCGTGTTCTCCGACGGTTTTGTGTTCAGAAGATAGTGGTAGAAACACCAATGAAGGACAAGCTAGATAAG GTTACGCACTTCAGGACGATGGAGGATGGAACTGTCCTGCGAAGGAGTGTCTAA
- the LOC125542820 gene encoding uncharacterized protein LOC125542820 isoform X3, with the protein MLQWTGGSRRQVYASRKSTQSRQRQYFEQKKRQQQTAGLQNQDGVDGAGGQAVGDQAPRSLDILSLNNLAAPVNHRNGPENAGSVLPNLDNANFSASPLEALKKITSSYNIDPKETSSQRRLSSPVGHQDVAAAVNPHEDPLAHPSNNYGAKKRNQNVDLNSEISLIDLVRYEGSKDKSTAQPACESHVSFSVKGLGHVKMETPLQSPRFTKRTLPLPPKASRYTQNKSRRSIPFDTTKGLDSLMYGISMMRERSTSNKMGSLVDESSYVRRANCYNSNDNLYRGDEDMFCNPQAPKGWQSNCSRRYDSLPDVNSDKLWNIESFNSDDHFPTPRAEHFDTVDYGFKERYSPERRNSTRTSIRFETSGHDLFSDQSLLDDDNDMLQFDWERQPSSKKIHSTNITFGPSAWSSDMVDDDSEKRKSPLSEESSSCAAAVKDISSNKPTLSVKCTEKNMNEKDDFHTSLDKFDIPNIDAHLDEMSVFRDEEEYHKRAIDRKNLEADYWPDKAMDQQRTQEPSCRLSLQEKFADWGSCTSHLKGSTRRNNPPSCTVMREDTPFDSIPDMDGFQTVGSTEWRPTSKVRPVFHRPGSAYDEIHWQNPVSDIFGNKTEFSDPFRATDLPSNIDMCTFLGQKADKKKEDNFDSLKKSNADIFHSVSSVNETVVGQHTTCSQQSGKDSRRQGFDPGIDFQESRLHSFWEDGHVSDDTFQGDTELGSLLARKNDEKNKCGTERLEKPETKTSTQRSKSSGDFRNEMSEAETCSDGSEVTNYPGVQNGISAAATQLPANLCLEEASRGMFQIHAQVDCVKTIESPCVDFEAPLHVRNIIHDVGDHTKANPMFQSPFMAEKVGIEKKVISGVSPSNSDVQFEVMLEHRVLRRFCVQKIVVETPMKDKLDKVTHFRTMEDGTVLRRSV; encoded by the exons ATGCTGCAGTGGACGGGAGGCTCCAGGAGGCAGGTGTACGCC TCCAGGAAATCGACACAGAGCAG GCAGAGGCAGTACTTCGAACAGAAGAAGCGGCAGCAGCAGACGGCAGGGCTGCAGAACCAGGATGGCGTAGATGGCGCAGGCGGCCAAGCTGTTGGTGATCAGGCGCCTCGATCGCTTGACATCCTAAGCCTGAACAATTTGGCAGCTCCAGTCAATCACCGCAATGGCCCTGAAA ATGCAGGTAGTGTTCTTCCAAATTTGGACAACGCAAATTTTAGTGCTTCCCCTCTAGAGGCGCTGAAGAAGATCACTTCTTCATATAATATTGATCCGAAGGAAACAA GTTCTCAGCGTAG ATTGTCATCACCCGTTGGTCATCAAGATGTTGCAGCTGCTGTTAACCCTCATGAAGATCCTCTTGCTCATCCATCCAATAACTATGGTGCCAAGAAGCGAAATCAAAATGTGGATCTCAACAGTG AAATTTCACTTATTGATTTGGTCAGATACGAGGGATCAAAAGATAAATCTACCGCTCAACCTGCCTGTGAATCTCATGTTTCATTTTCTGTTAAAG GCCTTGGCCATGTCAAGATGGAAACTCCTCTCCAGTCACCAAGATTCACCAAAAG GACTTTACCTTTGCCACCAAAGGCCTCGCGGTACACGCAAAATAAATCAAGAAGGTCCATCCCTTTTGATACCACAAAAGGATTG GATTCTCTAATGTATGGTATTAGCATGATGAGAGAGCGAAGCACTTCAAACAAAATGGGTAGTCTTGTGGATGAGTCAAGCTATGTAAGGAGGGCAAACTGTTATAACTCCAATGATAATCTTTATCGTGGGGATGAGGACATGTTCTGTAATCCTCAAGCTCCAAAAGGTTGGCAAT CAAATTGTAGTAGAAGATATGACAGTCTACCTGATGTAAATTCTGATAAACTGTGGAACATAGAATCATTCAATTCAGACGATCATTTTCCTACTCCAAGAGCGGAACATTTTGATACAGTCGACTATGGTTTTAAAGAAAGATACTCTCCAGAGCGAAG AAATTCAACAAGAACTAGCATACGATTTGAGACTTCAG GGCATGACCTCTTTTCTGATCAGTCATTACTGGATGATGACAATGATATGTTACAGTTTGACTGGGAAAG GCAACCATCGTCTAAGAAAATACACAGCACAAACATCACTTTTGGCCCTTCTGCTTGGTCTTCTGACATGGTAGATGATGATTCAGAGAAAAGGAAGAGCCCATTGAG TGAAGAATCAAGCTCATGTGCTGCAG CAGTGAAGGACATATCGAGCAACAAACCAACACTGTCTGTAAAATGCACAGAGAAAAATATGAACGAGAAGGATGACTTCCATACAAGCTTGGATAAGTTTGATATTCCAAATATCGATGCACATCTAGATGAAATGTCAGTATTCAGGGATGAAGAAGAATACCACAAAAGAGCGATAGACCGGAAGAATCTTGAAGCAGATTATTGGCCTGACAAGGCAATGGACCAACAGAGAACCCAAGAACCAAGCTGCCGTTTATCACTTCAGGAGAAATTTGCTGACTGGGGTTCTTGTACCTCCCATCTGAAGGGTAGCACTCGACGAAACAACCCACCGAGTTGCACTGTAATGCGCGAGGATACACCTTTTGATTCTATTCCAGATATGGATGGATTTCAAACTGTGGGATCAACTGAATGGAGACCTACATCAAAAGTTCGTCCTGTTTTCCACAGACCTGGCAGTGCATATGACGAGATTCATTGGCAGAATCCTGTTTCAGATATATTTGGCAATAAAACGGAGTTTTCAGACCCATTCCGTGCCACGGACCTTCCGAGCAACATTGATATGTGTACTTTCTTGGGACAGAAGGCAGACAAGAAGAAAGAAGATAATTTTGACTCACTCAAGAAATCAAATGCAGACATATTTCATTCTGTGAGTTCTGTAAACGAAACTGTGGTTGGTCAACACACTACATGTTCTCAGCAGTCTGGCAAGGATTCACGAAGGCAAGGGTTTGATCCTGGTATTGATTTTCAGGAGTCCAGACTACATTCATTCTGGGAAGATGGCCATGTTAGTGATGACACTTTTCAGGGCGATACTGAGCTGGGTAGTCTATTGGCAAGAAAAAATGATGAGAAGAATAAATGCGGGACTGAGAGGCTCGAGAAGCCAGAAACAAAGACGTCGACACAAAGATCTAAATCTTCTGGAGATTTCAGAAATGAGATGAGTGAAGCTGAAACGTGTTCTGATGGCTCGGAAGTGACCAACTATCCTGGGGTGCAGAATGGAATATCAGCAGCAGCAACGCAACTCCCTGCAAACTTGTGTCTTGAGGAAGCCTCAAGAGGAATGTTCCAAATTCATGCTCAAGTTGATTGTGTAAAAACAAT AGAAAGTCCTTGTGTTGACTTTGAAGCTCCATTGCATGTTAGAAACATTATTCATGATGTTGGAGATCATACCAAGGCCAATCCAATGTTCCAGTCTCCTTTCATGGCAG AGAAGGTGGGGATTGAGAAGAAGGTAATATCAGGCGTGTCACCGAGCAACAGTGATGTTCAGTTTGAGGTTATGCTTGAACATCGTGTTCTCCGACGGTTTTGTGTTCAGAAGATAGTGGTAGAAACACCAATGAAGGACAAGCTAGATAAG GTTACGCACTTCAGGACGATGGAGGATGGAACTGTCCTGCGAAGGAGTGTCTAA
- the LOC125542820 gene encoding uncharacterized protein LOC125542820 isoform X5, giving the protein MLQWTGGSRRQVYASRKSTQSRQRQYFEQKKRQQQTAGLQNQDGVDGAGGQAVGDQAPRSLDILSLNNLAAPVNHRNGPENAGSVLPNLDNANFSASPLEALKKITSSYNIDPKETSSQRRLSSPVGHQDVAAAVNPHEDPLAHPSNNYGAKKRNQNVDLNSGEISLIDLVRYEGSKDKSTAQPACESHVSFSVKGLGHVKMETPLQSPRFTKRTLPLPPKASRYTQNKSRRSIPFDTTKGLDSLMYGISMMRERSTSNKMGSLVDESSYVRRANCYNSNDNLYRGDEDMFCNPQAPKGWQSNCSRRYDSLPDVNSDKLWNIESFNSDDHFPTPRAEHFDTVDYGFKERYSPERRNSTRTSIRFETSGHDLFSDQSLLDDDNDMLQFDWERQPSSKKIHSTNITFGPSAWSSDMVDDDSEKRKSPLSEESSSCAAAVKDISSNKPTLSVKCTEKNMNEKDDFHTSLDKFDIPNIDAHLDEMSVFRDEEEYHKRAIDRKNLEADYWPDKAMDQQRTQEPSCRLSLQEKFADWGSCTSHLKGSTRRNNPPSCTVMREDTPFDSIPDMDGFQTVGSTEWRPTSKVRPVFHRPGSAYDEIHWQNPVSDIFGNKTEFSDPFRATDLPSNIDMCTFLGQKADKKKEDNFDSLKKSNADIFHSVSSVNETVVGQHTTCSQQSGKDSRRQGFDPGIDFQESRLHSFWEDGHVSDDTFQGDTELGSLLARKNDEKNKCGTERLEKPETKTSTQRSKSSGDFRNEMSEAETCSDGSEVTNYPGVQNGISAAATQLPANLCLEEASRGMFQIHAQVDCVKTIESPCVDFEAPLHVRNIIHDVGDHTKANPMFQSPFMAGGD; this is encoded by the exons ATGCTGCAGTGGACGGGAGGCTCCAGGAGGCAGGTGTACGCC TCCAGGAAATCGACACAGAGCAG GCAGAGGCAGTACTTCGAACAGAAGAAGCGGCAGCAGCAGACGGCAGGGCTGCAGAACCAGGATGGCGTAGATGGCGCAGGCGGCCAAGCTGTTGGTGATCAGGCGCCTCGATCGCTTGACATCCTAAGCCTGAACAATTTGGCAGCTCCAGTCAATCACCGCAATGGCCCTGAAA ATGCAGGTAGTGTTCTTCCAAATTTGGACAACGCAAATTTTAGTGCTTCCCCTCTAGAGGCGCTGAAGAAGATCACTTCTTCATATAATATTGATCCGAAGGAAACAA GTTCTCAGCGTAG ATTGTCATCACCCGTTGGTCATCAAGATGTTGCAGCTGCTGTTAACCCTCATGAAGATCCTCTTGCTCATCCATCCAATAACTATGGTGCCAAGAAGCGAAATCAAAATGTGGATCTCAACAGTGGTG AAATTTCACTTATTGATTTGGTCAGATACGAGGGATCAAAAGATAAATCTACCGCTCAACCTGCCTGTGAATCTCATGTTTCATTTTCTGTTAAAG GCCTTGGCCATGTCAAGATGGAAACTCCTCTCCAGTCACCAAGATTCACCAAAAG GACTTTACCTTTGCCACCAAAGGCCTCGCGGTACACGCAAAATAAATCAAGAAGGTCCATCCCTTTTGATACCACAAAAGGATTG GATTCTCTAATGTATGGTATTAGCATGATGAGAGAGCGAAGCACTTCAAACAAAATGGGTAGTCTTGTGGATGAGTCAAGCTATGTAAGGAGGGCAAACTGTTATAACTCCAATGATAATCTTTATCGTGGGGATGAGGACATGTTCTGTAATCCTCAAGCTCCAAAAGGTTGGCAAT CAAATTGTAGTAGAAGATATGACAGTCTACCTGATGTAAATTCTGATAAACTGTGGAACATAGAATCATTCAATTCAGACGATCATTTTCCTACTCCAAGAGCGGAACATTTTGATACAGTCGACTATGGTTTTAAAGAAAGATACTCTCCAGAGCGAAG AAATTCAACAAGAACTAGCATACGATTTGAGACTTCAG GGCATGACCTCTTTTCTGATCAGTCATTACTGGATGATGACAATGATATGTTACAGTTTGACTGGGAAAG GCAACCATCGTCTAAGAAAATACACAGCACAAACATCACTTTTGGCCCTTCTGCTTGGTCTTCTGACATGGTAGATGATGATTCAGAGAAAAGGAAGAGCCCATTGAG TGAAGAATCAAGCTCATGTGCTGCAG CAGTGAAGGACATATCGAGCAACAAACCAACACTGTCTGTAAAATGCACAGAGAAAAATATGAACGAGAAGGATGACTTCCATACAAGCTTGGATAAGTTTGATATTCCAAATATCGATGCACATCTAGATGAAATGTCAGTATTCAGGGATGAAGAAGAATACCACAAAAGAGCGATAGACCGGAAGAATCTTGAAGCAGATTATTGGCCTGACAAGGCAATGGACCAACAGAGAACCCAAGAACCAAGCTGCCGTTTATCACTTCAGGAGAAATTTGCTGACTGGGGTTCTTGTACCTCCCATCTGAAGGGTAGCACTCGACGAAACAACCCACCGAGTTGCACTGTAATGCGCGAGGATACACCTTTTGATTCTATTCCAGATATGGATGGATTTCAAACTGTGGGATCAACTGAATGGAGACCTACATCAAAAGTTCGTCCTGTTTTCCACAGACCTGGCAGTGCATATGACGAGATTCATTGGCAGAATCCTGTTTCAGATATATTTGGCAATAAAACGGAGTTTTCAGACCCATTCCGTGCCACGGACCTTCCGAGCAACATTGATATGTGTACTTTCTTGGGACAGAAGGCAGACAAGAAGAAAGAAGATAATTTTGACTCACTCAAGAAATCAAATGCAGACATATTTCATTCTGTGAGTTCTGTAAACGAAACTGTGGTTGGTCAACACACTACATGTTCTCAGCAGTCTGGCAAGGATTCACGAAGGCAAGGGTTTGATCCTGGTATTGATTTTCAGGAGTCCAGACTACATTCATTCTGGGAAGATGGCCATGTTAGTGATGACACTTTTCAGGGCGATACTGAGCTGGGTAGTCTATTGGCAAGAAAAAATGATGAGAAGAATAAATGCGGGACTGAGAGGCTCGAGAAGCCAGAAACAAAGACGTCGACACAAAGATCTAAATCTTCTGGAGATTTCAGAAATGAGATGAGTGAAGCTGAAACGTGTTCTGATGGCTCGGAAGTGACCAACTATCCTGGGGTGCAGAATGGAATATCAGCAGCAGCAACGCAACTCCCTGCAAACTTGTGTCTTGAGGAAGCCTCAAGAGGAATGTTCCAAATTCATGCTCAAGTTGATTGTGTAAAAACAAT AGAAAGTCCTTGTGTTGACTTTGAAGCTCCATTGCATGTTAGAAACATTATTCATGATGTTGGAGATCATACCAAGGCCAATCCAATGTTCCAGTCTCCTTTCATGGCAG GTGGGGATTGA